GAGGTATTGCCTCCGCATGCCGCCAATAATACCATCATGACTGCCAAAAGCAAACCTATCATTCTCTTTTGATAAAAACGATTCACTGGAATCCAGTCCCCCTCTTAATTGTTTGGCTGTACACGCTTTCATACAACTTAAGATGTGAAAACACAAGCATTCATTGTCGCTGAAACGGCATCATCCCCTTTATTTAATATAAGCAACTGCATTTTTTCTTCTATAAAACGCTTATAAGGTTATGCATTTTAAATATATAATATATGAGAATGCTATAAAAAAAAACTATTTTTAAGAGGAAATTTTCTTGATTATTTTTTAAGATGCAGATTCTTATAGTATTTGGCCTTATCCACATACGATTGGACCGCTCGTTTCAAATAATCCAAATCCTTTTGCTCCAAAGGCCTGACCACGGCAACGGGATTACCCAAAGCCAAATGGCGGGAAGGTATCTTTTTACCCGGAGGCACCAGACTTCCTGCACCAATTAATGTGAATTCGCCGATTTCCGCCCGATCCAAAATAATCGATCCCATGCCGATCAAAGAACCTTTGCCGATGCGGCAGCTATGTAAAATCACGTTGTGGCCTACTGTAACCTCATCTTCAATAATGAGCGGATTTCCGGGACTTTGATGCAAAGTAGAATTGTCTTGGATATTCACGCGTTGACCGATGATTGTGGGTGCCACGTCTCCGCGGATCACCGCGTTGTACCAGACACCGGAATCTTCTCCGATTTTGACATCCCCCGTCACGACACTTCCCGGTGCCAAAAAGACAGAAGGATGAACT
The sequence above is a segment of the Ferviditalea candida genome. Coding sequences within it:
- a CDS encoding gamma carbonic anhydrase, which gives rise to MFPYYEHMPEVHPSVFLAPGSVVTGDVKIGEDSGVWYNAVIRGDVAPTIIGQRVNIQDNSTLHQSPGNPLIIEDEVTVGHNVILHSCRIGKGSLIGMGSIILDRAEIGEFTLIGAGSLVPPGKKIPSRHLALGNPVAVVRPLEQKDLDYLKRAVQSYVDKAKYYKNLHLKK